The Prevotella fusca JCM 17724 genome includes a window with the following:
- a CDS encoding RHS repeat domain-containing protein — MVQEWQYEEKDRPQHSIDEFVRIRMLDDEPVENLVTWVYEEGSYVPVAKLQNGERYTIISDYMGRPVEAYDSYGAVVWQADYDIYGDLRNRKGIRDFIPFRQLGQYEDDETRLYYNRFRYYDPRIGNYISQDPIRLAGNNPTLYGYVGDLNKYVDVWGLSDCKLSSDFKNGASFLIPGDSYEQFVKNSSMVGRPDGQFVSPSNQIDDLLKKANGDISIIEEALGIPKGGWQGKGGMYRIDISNPQNYNLRSASSGISGANDLFIAGGKTSGGISEGIIDQVPKGNVTITRIIK, encoded by the coding sequence ATGGTGCAGGAGTGGCAGTATGAGGAGAAGGACCGTCCGCAGCATAGCATCGACGAGTTCGTCCGCATCCGAATGCTGGACGATGAGCCGGTAGAGAACCTTGTCACGTGGGTATATGAGGAAGGCTCGTACGTTCCTGTGGCAAAGCTGCAGAACGGAGAACGCTATACGATCATCAGCGACTATATGGGTCGCCCCGTGGAAGCGTATGACAGCTATGGTGCTGTTGTCTGGCAAGCCGACTATGACATCTATGGTGACCTTCGCAACCGCAAGGGCATCCGTGACTTCATCCCCTTTCGCCAGTTAGGACAGTACGAGGACGATGAGACTCGCCTCTACTACAATAGGTTTCGATATTATGACCCGAGGATTGGTAACTACATAAGCCAAGACCCGATAAGGCTGGCGGGAAATAACCCAACGCTGTATGGGTATGTGGGGGATTTGAATAAGTATGTAGATGTTTGGGGATTATCAGATTGCAAGCTGAGTTCTGATTTTAAGAATGGAGCTTCATTTCTCATTCCTGGTGATAGTTATGAACAATTTGTTAAAAACTCATCTATGGTTGGAAGACCTGACGGACAGTTTGTTTCTCCAAGCAATCAGATAGATGATTTATTAAAGAAAGCTAATGGAGATATTTCTATAATAGAAGAAGCTTTAGGTATTCCTAAGGGTGGTTGGCAAGGAAAAGGAGGTATGTACAGAATAGATATTTCAAATCCTCAAAATTATAACTTAAGATCAGCAAGCTCGGGAATTTCTGGTGCTAATGATTTGTTTATAGCTGGAGGTAAGACCTCTGGTGGTATATCAGAAGGTATAATAGACCAGGTACCAAAGGGAAATGTAACTATAACAAGAATTATAAAGTAA
- a CDS encoding RHS repeat domain-containing protein — translation MRLPYGKIVRFEYDALGRRTAKLFNGHVFRYLWDGNVMVQEWQYEEKDRPQHSIDEFGRIRMLGDEPVENLVTWVYEEGSYVPVAKLQNGERYTIISDYMGRPVEAYDSYGTVVWQADYDIYGDLRNRKGIRDFIPFRQLGQYEDDETRLYYNRFRYYDPRIGNYISQDPIRLMGNNPTLYGYVGDLNKWADVFGLKCSDNLKGKMKEIKKQILPDQVIETFKDGKYKTFITTDDVILYRVYGGKAGPTGAFATTSKASDRIQAKIDAALLPQWGNTREFEATIKVPKGTILNIGKVASQTTLSGTVLIGNADQVLMPRNWPKDWIIDTRNLPI, via the coding sequence GTGCGGCTTCCCTACGGCAAGATCGTCCGCTTCGAGTATGACGCCCTTGGACGTCGCACGGCAAAGCTCTTCAATGGTCACGTATTCCGCTATCTCTGGGACGGGAACGTGATGGTTCAGGAGTGGCAGTATGAGGAGAAGGACCGTCCGCAGCATAGCATCGACGAGTTCGGCCGCATCCGAATGTTAGGCGATGAGCCGGTAGAGAACCTTGTCACGTGGGTATATGAGGAAGGTTCGTACGTTCCTGTGGCAAAGCTGCAGAACGGTGAACGCTACACCATCATCAGCGACTATATGGGTCGCCCAGTGGAAGCGTATGACAGCTATGGTACGGTTGTCTGGCAAGCAGACTATGACATCTATGGTGACCTTCGCAACCGCAAAGGCATCCGTGACTTCATTCCTTTCCGGCAGTTAGGACAGTATGAGGATGATGAGACTCGCCTCTATTACAACAGGTTCAGATATTATGACCCAAGGATTGGTAATTACATCAGCCAAGACCCGATAAGGCTGATGGGCAATAACCCTACGCTGTATGGGTATGTGGGGGATTTGAATAAGTGGGCTGACGTATTTGGACTAAAATGTTCTGATAATTTGAAAGGGAAGATGAAAGAGATAAAAAAACAAATACTTCCTGACCAAGTTATAGAAACCTTTAAAGATGGTAAATATAAAACATTCATAACAACTGATGATGTTATACTGTATCGGGTATATGGTGGAAAAGCTGGGCCTACAGGAGCATTTGCAACTACATCTAAGGCTTCTGATAGAATACAAGCCAAAATAGATGCTGCTCTCTTGCCACAGTGGGGTAATACTAGAGAATTTGAGGCTACAATAAAAGTTCCTAAAGGTACTATTCTTAATATTGGAAAAGTTGCTTCACAAACTACTCTTTCTGGTACTGTTCTAATAGGTAATGCAGATCAAGTTTTAATGCCTAGAAATTGGCCAAAAGATTGGATTATAGACACTAGAAATTTACCAATATAA
- a CDS encoding SMI1/KNR4 family protein, translated as MKTKENEKSIVELENRINMKFPSLYVKFLSEINDGDVFEIENTGICMYSYSDLEERNQTYQIYEFEPKYFMIGQDGDLAYFINRNNSNDNSIYSNDLGALGAWGMKKEADDIFSFINLFRR; from the coding sequence ATGAAAACAAAAGAAAATGAAAAAAGTATAGTTGAACTTGAGAACAGAATTAATATGAAGTTCCCAAGCTTGTATGTTAAATTTCTATCAGAGATTAACGATGGAGATGTTTTTGAAATTGAAAACACAGGAATATGTATGTATTCTTATTCTGACTTAGAGGAAAGAAATCAGACATATCAAATTTATGAATTTGAACCTAAATATTTCATGATAGGACAGGATGGTGATTTAGCTTATTTCATTAATAGAAATAATTCCAATGATAATTCTATATATTCAAATGATCTTGGAGCATTAGGGGCTTGGGGTATGAAAAAAGAAGCTGACGATATTTTTAGTTTTATAAATTTATTTAGAAGATAA
- a CDS encoding RHS repeat-associated core domain-containing protein, producing MKTPRRGLTRHPNHEVSEDSGTHIAWQTGDYAYEWYGNGMLKEVRIPYGKTVRFEYDALGRRTAKLFNGHVFRYLWDGNVMVQEWQYEEKDRPQHSIDEFGRIRMLGDEPVENLVTWVYEEGSYVPVAKLQNDERYTIISDYMGRPVEAYDSYGTVVWQADYDIYGDLRNRKGIRDFIPFRQLGQYEDDETRLYYNRFRYYDPRIGNYISQDPIRLEGNNPTLYGYVGDCNEFVDILGLKCKSPNGYKTGDVDVHGNLSPQSNRAHGHTNTRADGFVQSHHPIQDLWAQKNINGYNRNDAPATLLKSASGEPHAKISSSQRTRRAGYGGWNTTLKQEFNISYKEMIDAGVAPEQAKKVIKDSYKYFDSLRGQNIGNPFFDI from the coding sequence TTGAAGACTCCACGTCGTGGACTGACACGGCATCCGAACCACGAGGTGTCAGAGGATAGTGGCACGCATATTGCCTGGCAGACAGGTGACTATGCCTATGAGTGGTATGGCAATGGTATGCTCAAAGAAGTGCGGATTCCCTACGGCAAGACCGTCCGCTTCGAGTATGATGCCCTTGGGCGTCGCACTGCAAAACTCTTCAACGGTCACGTCTTCCGCTACCTCTGGGATGGCAACGTGATGGTTCAGGAGTGGCAGTATGAGGAGAAGGACCGTCCGCAGCATAGCATTGACGAGTTCGGCCGCATCCGAATGTTAGGCGATGAGCCGGTAGAGAACCTTGTCACGTGGGTATATGAGGAAGGCTCATACGTGCCTGTGGCAAAGCTGCAGAACGATGAACGCTATACGATCATCAGCGACTATATGGGTCGCCCCGTGGAAGCGTATGACAGCTATGGTACTGTTGTCTGGCAGGCAGACTATGACATCTACGGCGACCTCCGAAACCGCAAGGGCATCCGTGACTTCATCCCCTTCCGCCAGTTGGGACAGTACGAAGACGATGAGACTCGTCTGTATTACAACAGGTTCAGATATTACGACCCGAGGATTGGTAACTACATAAGCCAAGACCCGATAAGGCTGGAAGGAAATAACCCGACGCTGTATGGGTATGTGGGAGATTGTAATGAATTTGTTGATATTTTAGGTTTAAAATGCAAATCGCCTAATGGTTATAAAACAGGAGATGTCGATGTTCATGGTAACTTATCTCCACAATCAAACAGAGCTCATGGTCATACGAATACTAGAGCAGATGGTTTTGTACAAAGTCATCATCCTATTCAAGACTTATGGGCGCAAAAAAATATTAATGGCTATAATAGAAATGACGCTCCTGCTACATTATTAAAGTCTGCTTCTGGTGAGCCACATGCAAAAATTAGCTCATCACAACGAACAAGAAGAGCAGGATATGGTGGTTGGAATACAACTTTGAAACAAGAGTTTAATATAAGTTATAAGGAAATGATAGACGCTGGAGTTGCACCAGAGCAAGCCAAGAAAGTGATAAAAGATTCGTATAAATATTTTGATAGCTTAAGAGGACAAAATATAGGTAATCCATTTTTTGATATATAA
- a CDS encoding RHS repeat-associated core domain-containing protein, with translation MVEASEGFHRVKYKYSPMGDILQREGEDGSVLRFAYDRMDRLRMLTNEHGEEYTFDRNLRGEIVGETGFDRMHRSYVRDCSGRVIREDRAGGRWTEYEYDQRGRLLCSSFSDGTMEAFCYDALGRLTEARNATGSVAMEYDEGGRVIRECFSGGLPNDRGTTVENVYDDLGNRIETRTSLGSVVRNSFDEDGLLNRVTAAGGGGESWEEKIVRDSEGLKIEKIFSGGIRMTRTYDAYGNVISQKSRSLRQDGYDRRYAWNASGRLQSVMDGITGGKTAYTYDAVGSLMSARYEDGTDDYRMPDAVGNVFRSRDRRDREYGKGGRILRDRHYDYLYDVEGNLILKTPRRGLARHPNHEVSEESGTHIAWQTGDYAYEWYGNGMLREVRLPYGKTVRFEYDALGRRTAKLFNGHVFRYLWDGNVMVQEWQYEEKDRPQHSIDEFGRIRMLGDEPVENLVTWVYEEGSYVPVAKLQNGERYTIISDYMGRPVEAYDSYGTVVWQADYDIYGDLRNRKGIRDFIPFRQLGQYEDDETRLYYNRFRYYDPRIGNYISQDPIRLEGNNPTLYGYVSDLNIEFDVYGLRNTELYYLRASKDGFYNVYSKGSKAPTGKVYLYKDDIWKIGESYNPKKRYSQVYLQREGVIMDANKGIGSKKHIHKVETAKIKKYEKRRGVLPPGNKCRH, from the coding sequence GTGGTCGAGGCGAGCGAGGGCTTCCACCGTGTGAAGTACAAGTATTCGCCGATGGGCGACATCCTCCAGCGTGAGGGCGAGGACGGCAGCGTGCTGCGCTTTGCCTACGACCGCATGGACCGTCTCCGTATGCTTACCAACGAGCATGGGGAGGAATATACCTTTGACCGCAACCTCCGTGGGGAGATTGTCGGTGAGACGGGCTTTGACCGTATGCACCGTTCCTATGTGCGTGACTGCTCCGGACGTGTCATCCGTGAGGACAGGGCTGGCGGCAGATGGACGGAGTATGAGTATGACCAGCGGGGACGGCTGTTGTGCAGCAGCTTCAGTGACGGTACGATGGAGGCTTTCTGCTATGATGCACTCGGCAGGCTTACCGAGGCACGCAATGCTACGGGAAGCGTTGCCATGGAGTATGACGAAGGCGGTCGTGTAATCAGGGAGTGTTTCAGTGGTGGTCTGCCTAATGACAGGGGTACGACGGTGGAGAATGTCTATGATGACCTTGGAAACCGTATAGAGACACGTACTTCACTTGGTTCTGTCGTACGGAACAGCTTTGATGAGGACGGACTTCTCAACCGTGTGACGGCAGCCGGTGGTGGCGGTGAGAGCTGGGAGGAGAAGATCGTCCGTGACAGCGAGGGGCTGAAGATAGAGAAGATATTCTCTGGTGGCATCCGTATGACACGTACCTACGATGCCTACGGTAATGTTATCTCGCAGAAGAGTCGCTCACTGCGTCAGGACGGCTACGACCGCCGCTATGCGTGGAATGCGTCGGGACGTCTGCAGAGTGTGATGGACGGAATTACGGGCGGCAAGACAGCCTATACCTATGATGCGGTTGGCAGTCTGATGAGTGCCCGCTATGAGGACGGTACGGACGACTACCGTATGCCCGATGCCGTGGGCAATGTCTTCCGTAGTCGTGACCGCAGAGACAGGGAATACGGCAAGGGCGGCAGGATTCTCCGTGACCGCCATTATGACTATCTCTATGATGTAGAGGGCAACCTCATATTGAAGACTCCACGTCGTGGACTGGCACGGCATCCGAACCACGAGGTGTCGGAGGAAAGTGGCACGCATATTGCCTGGCAGACAGGTGACTATGCCTATGAATGGTATGGTAACGGTATGCTCAGGGAGGTGCGGCTTCCCTACGGCAAGACCGTCCGCTTCGAGTATGACGCCCTTGGGCGTCGCACGGCAAAGCTCTTCAACGGTCACGTCTTCCGTTATCTCTGGGACGGCAACGTGATGGTGCAGGAGTGGCAGTATGAGGAGAAGGACCGTCCGCAGCATAGCATCGACGAGTTCGGTCGCATCCGAATGTTAGGCGATGAGCCGGTAGAGAACCTTGTCACGTGGGTATATGAGGAAGGTTCGTACGTTCCTGTGGCAAAGCTGCAGAACGGTGAACGCTATACGATTATCAGCGACTATATGGGTCGCCCCGTGGAAGCGTATGACAGCTATGGTACTGTTGTCTGGCAAGCAGACTATGACATCTATGGTGACCTTCGCAATCGTAAGGGCATCCGTGACTTCATCCCCTTCCGCCAGTTAGGACAGTATGAGGACGATGAGACACGTCTCTACTACAACAGGTTCAGATATTATGACCCACGGATTGGTAATTATATCAGTCAAGACCCGATAAGGCTGGAAGGAAATAACCCGACGCTGTATGGGTATGTTTCAGACTTAAACATAGAATTCGATGTTTATGGTTTAAGGAATACAGAATTATATTATCTAAGAGCGTCTAAAGATGGCTTTTACAATGTTTACTCAAAAGGTAGTAAAGCTCCAACAGGAAAGGTTTATTTATATAAAGATGATATCTGGAAAATTGGGGAATCATATAATCCTAAAAAAAGATATTCTCAAGTATATTTACAACGTGAGGGTGTTATTATGGATGCGAACAAGGGTATAGGCTCAAAAAAACACATTCATAAAGTCGAGACTGCTAAGATAAAAAAATACGAGAAAAGAAGGGGGGTACTTCCTCCAGGTAATAAATGTCGTCATTAA
- a CDS encoding HNH/ENDO VII family nuclease: MSGFFTATIFHAPSGNIHTVFQQKIDWDLPSKGKGGIIETNLDRALRGDAPFVVKDGKYQLINLHHSKQNAKGSLFELSASTHRKYYKSNALHPYLPNAHPDNPVDRGLFRTDREAYWKQRAEAELNVRNKITGCK; the protein is encoded by the coding sequence TTGAGTGGTTTCTTTACAGCAACTATTTTTCATGCGCCATCTGGAAATATACATACTGTTTTTCAGCAGAAGATAGATTGGGATTTACCTTCTAAAGGAAAAGGTGGGATAATAGAAACTAATTTAGATAGAGCTTTAAGAGGAGACGCCCCTTTTGTAGTTAAAGATGGGAAATACCAGCTGATTAATCTGCATCATTCAAAGCAAAATGCAAAAGGTTCATTATTTGAGCTATCTGCATCTACACATCGAAAGTATTATAAAAGTAATGCACTGCATCCTTATTTACCTAATGCTCATCCTGATAATCCTGTAGATAGAGGATTATTTAGAACAGATAGAGAAGCTTATTGGAAACAGAGAGCAGAAGCAGAATTAAATGTAAGAAATAAAATAACAGGTTGTAAATAA
- a CDS encoding RHS repeat domain-containing protein: MVQEWQYEEKDRPQHSIDEFGRIRMQGEEPVDNLVTWVYEEGSYVPVAKIQNGERYTIISDYMGRPVEAYNSYGNVVWQADYDIYGDLRNIKGIRDFIPFRQLGQYEDDETRLYYNRFRYYAPRIGNYISQDPISLMGNNPMLYGYVGI; the protein is encoded by the coding sequence ATGGTGCAGGAGTGGCAGTATGAGGAGAAGGACCGACCGCAGCATAGCATTGATGAGTTCGGTCGCATCCGTATGCAGGGTGAAGAGCCAGTAGATAACCTTGTCACATGGGTGTATGAGGAAGGCTCGTACGTTCCTGTGGCAAAGATACAAAACGGTGAACGCTACACGATTATCAGCGACTATATGGGGCGCCCTGTGGAAGCATACAACAGTTATGGCAACGTAGTTTGGCAGGCTGACTATGATATCTATGGTGACCTTCGAAACATAAAAGGTATCCGTGACTTCATCCCTTTCCGCCAGTTGGGACAGTATGAGGACGATGAGACGCGCCTCTATTACAACCGCTTCCGTTATTACGCCCCGAGGATTGGTAATTACATCAGCCAAGACCCGATAAGTTTGATGGGAAATAATCCTATGTTGTATGGGTATGTGGGGATTTAA